One Streptomyces sp. NBC_00223 genomic window carries:
- a CDS encoding IucA/IucC family protein, producing MTTATPSDSAAWQNASRRLLAKMLAEFSYEEVIVPEPDPAAGPTAYRITLSHEVTYRFRARRGAYGSWYVDADSITPDGDPLHFLASGHDGVLGMSGDTTGHLIRELLATLRADVRTDTTALPAAELAELDYADLEGHQTGHPWLVANKGRIGFSDEDAARWAPESRKQHRLPWIAVHRDLAEYRGTSTLATPDLLYAEELTPDTLDTFRRILADRDRDPDDYLLLPVHPWQWEQIVAPLFAPAIADESIIHLTTDNDLRLPQQSIRTFLNTSRPHRRTVKLPLSVLNTLVYRGLPTERTLAAPAVTAWVHELRDHDPFLRDETRVILLGEVASVTVKHPQYDKLPTVPYQYRELLGCIWREPLGAYLEPGERARTLAALLHTDPRGRAFTTELVERSGLAPRVWLRHLFAAVLPPLLHFLYRYGTVFSPHGENAIVVFDEHDVPVRLAVKDFVDDVNVSAQPLPEHATMPADVRDVLLTEEPEFLTQFIHSGLFVGVLRYLAPLCETQLDVPEAEFWALVREEILRHQERFPNHKERFAMFDLLTPRIERLCLNRNRLHLDGYRDRADRPHAAVHGTVPNPLYGP from the coding sequence GTGACCACCGCAACCCCGTCCGACTCCGCCGCCTGGCAGAACGCGAGCCGGCGCCTGCTGGCCAAGATGCTCGCCGAGTTCTCCTACGAAGAGGTGATCGTCCCCGAGCCCGACCCCGCCGCAGGCCCCACCGCGTACCGGATCACGCTCAGCCACGAGGTCACCTACCGCTTCCGCGCGCGCAGGGGCGCGTACGGCAGTTGGTACGTGGACGCGGACAGCATCACTCCGGACGGTGACCCGCTGCACTTCCTGGCGAGCGGCCACGACGGCGTGCTCGGCATGAGCGGCGACACCACAGGGCACCTCATCCGGGAACTCCTCGCCACACTGCGCGCCGACGTACGGACCGACACGACCGCCCTTCCGGCCGCGGAACTCGCCGAGCTGGACTACGCCGACCTCGAAGGGCACCAGACCGGCCACCCCTGGCTCGTCGCCAACAAGGGACGTATCGGATTCTCGGACGAGGACGCGGCCCGCTGGGCCCCCGAGTCACGCAAGCAGCACCGGCTGCCCTGGATCGCCGTCCACCGCGACCTCGCCGAATACCGCGGCACCTCCACCCTGGCCACCCCCGATCTCCTCTACGCCGAGGAACTCACCCCCGACACCCTCGACACCTTCCGGCGCATCCTCGCCGACCGGGACCGCGACCCCGACGACTACCTGCTGCTGCCCGTCCACCCCTGGCAGTGGGAGCAGATCGTCGCGCCGCTCTTCGCGCCCGCGATCGCCGACGAATCCATCATCCACCTCACCACTGACAACGACCTCCGGCTGCCCCAGCAGTCGATCCGCACCTTCCTCAACACCAGCCGTCCGCACCGCCGTACCGTCAAGCTGCCGCTGTCCGTCCTCAACACCCTCGTCTACCGCGGCCTGCCCACCGAACGCACCCTCGCCGCCCCCGCCGTCACCGCCTGGGTGCACGAACTGCGCGACCACGACCCCTTCCTGCGCGACGAGACCAGAGTGATCCTCCTCGGCGAGGTCGCCTCCGTCACCGTCAAGCACCCGCAGTACGACAAGCTGCCCACCGTGCCGTATCAGTACCGGGAACTGCTCGGCTGTATCTGGCGCGAACCCCTGGGGGCGTATCTCGAACCCGGGGAGCGCGCCCGTACGCTGGCGGCGCTGCTGCACACCGACCCGCGGGGCAGGGCGTTCACCACCGAACTCGTCGAGCGCTCAGGGCTCGCACCCCGCGTCTGGCTCCGGCACCTCTTCGCGGCCGTTCTGCCCCCGTTGCTGCACTTCCTCTACCGCTACGGCACGGTCTTCTCCCCCCACGGCGAGAACGCCATCGTGGTCTTCGACGAACACGACGTCCCGGTACGGCTGGCCGTCAAGGATTTCGTGGACGACGTGAACGTTTCCGCTCAGCCGCTGCCGGAGCACGCCACGATGCCGGCCGACGTCCGCGACGTACTCCTCACGGAGGAACCCGAATTCCTCACCCAGTTCATCCATTCGGGTCTGTTCGTCGGAGTGCTGCGCTATCTCGCGCCGCTGTGCGAGACACAACTCGACGTGCCGGAAGCGGAATTCTGGGCGCTGGTGCGGGAAGAGATCCTGCGTCACCAGGAACGTTTCCCCAACCACAAGGAACGTTTCGCCATGTTCGATCTGCTCACCCCGCGCATCGAGCGACTGTGCCTCAATCGCAACCGGCTCCACCTCGACGGCTACCGCGACCGCGCCGACCGCCCGCACGCCGCCGTCCACGGCACCGTGCCCAACCCGCTGTACGGGCCCTGA
- a CDS encoding IucA/IucC family protein, with product MNPAADTTRRHAVPTSEAPGMTARVEPASSDSTTTVPPQRARVTLGATGADPLTHPDPYAVADAAGTENLMRCWARETGLTQPADGVLVVPLPASGTEIRTAVHHWSATGHHRFGTIHLATADHRPLTAVALAALLAREGGGDPAEGADLVARVADSVRRTAVFVTDRREQPGDADPGLPFLDSEQALIFGHPLHPTPKGREGLGDEESAAYSPESRGSFPLHWLSVDARLLATDSAWTERGRTVAAPDLLAAFAGPGLRLPDGAAALPLHPWQARDVRHRPNVQPLFDSGLLRDLGPLGDPWHPTSSVRTVYRPDSPAMLKLSLGLRITNSRRENLRKELLRGTEVHRLLRSGLAARWHAVHPGFDIVRDPAWLGVNTLDDEPVPGLDVVLRHSPFGPGDQAHCVAGLTSPRPWPGLEAPALQSRLAVLVEHLSARTGRPATAVATEWFLRYLDAVIRPVLWLDGEAGIALEAHQQNTLVLLDAEGWPCGGRYRDNQGYYFRESHRADLEKALPGIGSASDTFVADEVADERFAYYLGINNVLGLIGAFGSQRLADEQVLLAAFRRFLEGVGGRSGLPERLLNGRQLRCKANLLTRLHGMDELVGPVDTQSVYVTLPNPLAR from the coding sequence ATGAATCCGGCCGCCGACACCACCCGCCGCCACGCGGTACCGACAAGTGAGGCCCCTGGCATGACCGCACGCGTGGAACCCGCCTCCTCCGACAGCACCACGACCGTGCCGCCCCAGCGCGCGCGCGTCACCCTCGGCGCCACCGGTGCCGACCCGCTGACCCACCCCGATCCGTACGCCGTCGCCGACGCGGCCGGCACGGAGAACCTGATGCGCTGCTGGGCACGCGAGACAGGGCTCACGCAGCCCGCCGACGGGGTGCTGGTCGTCCCGCTCCCGGCCAGCGGCACCGAGATCAGGACGGCGGTCCACCACTGGTCGGCGACCGGGCACCACCGCTTCGGCACCATCCACCTCGCCACCGCCGACCACCGGCCGCTGACCGCCGTGGCGCTGGCCGCCCTGCTGGCCCGTGAGGGCGGCGGGGACCCGGCGGAGGGCGCTGACCTGGTGGCGCGGGTGGCCGACTCCGTACGCCGCACCGCCGTCTTCGTCACCGACCGCCGCGAACAGCCCGGTGACGCCGACCCCGGCCTGCCCTTCCTCGACTCCGAACAGGCCCTGATCTTCGGCCATCCGCTGCACCCGACACCCAAAGGACGCGAAGGGCTCGGCGACGAGGAGAGCGCCGCGTACTCGCCCGAGTCGCGCGGCTCCTTCCCGCTGCACTGGCTTTCCGTGGACGCCCGCCTGCTCGCCACCGACTCCGCCTGGACCGAGCGCGGCCGTACGGTGGCCGCTCCGGATCTGCTGGCGGCGTTCGCCGGGCCCGGTCTGCGACTGCCGGACGGTGCCGCCGCGCTGCCGCTGCACCCGTGGCAGGCCCGCGACGTCCGTCACCGGCCGAATGTGCAGCCCCTGTTCGACTCGGGGCTGCTGCGCGACCTGGGCCCGCTCGGGGACCCCTGGCATCCCACGTCCTCGGTGCGCACGGTCTACCGGCCGGACTCGCCCGCCATGCTCAAGCTGTCGCTCGGGCTGCGCATCACCAACTCCCGCCGGGAGAACCTCCGCAAGGAACTCCTGCGCGGCACCGAGGTCCACCGGTTGCTGCGCAGTGGCCTCGCCGCCAGGTGGCACGCTGTCCACCCCGGCTTCGACATCGTGCGCGACCCCGCCTGGCTCGGTGTCAACACCCTGGACGACGAACCGGTCCCGGGCCTCGACGTGGTGCTGCGGCACAGCCCGTTCGGCCCCGGCGACCAGGCGCACTGCGTGGCCGGGCTCACCTCGCCGCGCCCCTGGCCGGGTCTGGAGGCGCCCGCGCTGCAATCCCGGCTCGCCGTACTGGTCGAGCACCTTTCGGCCCGTACGGGACGCCCCGCCACGGCGGTCGCCACCGAGTGGTTCCTGCGCTATCTGGACGCGGTGATCCGGCCCGTGCTGTGGCTGGACGGCGAGGCGGGGATCGCCCTGGAGGCCCATCAGCAGAACACCCTTGTCCTCCTGGACGCCGAGGGCTGGCCGTGCGGCGGTCGCTACCGCGACAACCAGGGCTACTACTTCCGTGAGTCGCACCGCGCCGACCTGGAGAAGGCGCTGCCCGGCATCGGCTCGGCCAGCGACACCTTTGTCGCCGACGAGGTCGCTGACGAGCGCTTCGCCTACTACCTCGGCATCAACAACGTCCTCGGTCTCATCGGGGCCTTCGGCTCCCAGCGACTCGCCGACGAGCAGGTGCTGCTCGCCGCCTTCCGCCGCTTCCTGGAGGGTGTCGGCGGCCGCAGCGGGCTGCCCGAGCGGCTGCTGAACGGCCGTCAACTGCGCTGCAAGGCCAATCTGCTGACGCGCTTGCACGGCATGGACGAGCTTGTCGGCCCCGTCGACACGCAGTCCGTCTACGTCACCCTGCCCAACCCGCTGGCCCGCTGA
- a CDS encoding diaminobutyrate--2-oxoglutarate transaminase family protein — MRSAPGQRAASADDLTSAEGILRRQALRESAARTYARSLPVVPVRARGMTVEGADGRRYLDCLSGAGTLALGHNHPVVLEAVRGVLDSGAPLQVLDLATPVKDAFTTALFETLPPALAAHGRIQFCGPAGTDAVEAAIKLTRIAMGRTGLLAFSGAYHGMTTGALAATGDTVARAAVGEADARVTRLPYPYDYRCPFGIGGDRGAELSARWTAHLLDDPKGGVQPPAAMLLEAVQGEGGVIPAPDAWMRRMRQITEDRGIPLIVDEVQTGVGRTGTFWAVERSGVVPDIMVLSKAIGGSLPLAVIVYREELDGWHPGAHAGTFRGNQLAMAAGTATLNFVRLNALHERAGVIGTRMLSRLRGLAAHHACIGDVRGRGLMIGVELVDTEAEPDDYGAQPAAPGLAVRVQQEALRRGLIVELGGRHGSVVRLLPPLTITDEQAEAVLDRLAAAVEAATAAVNPAPALTRGGTV; from the coding sequence ATGCGGAGCGCGCCGGGACAACGGGCGGCGTCGGCCGACGACTTGACCTCGGCGGAGGGGATCCTGCGCCGTCAGGCGCTGCGTGAGTCGGCGGCCCGCACCTACGCGCGGTCGCTGCCCGTGGTGCCGGTCCGGGCCCGCGGGATGACGGTGGAGGGCGCCGACGGCCGCCGTTACCTCGACTGTCTCTCGGGCGCGGGCACGCTGGCCCTCGGCCACAACCACCCGGTCGTCCTGGAGGCCGTCAGAGGCGTCCTGGACTCCGGCGCCCCGCTCCAGGTGCTCGATCTCGCCACCCCGGTCAAGGACGCCTTCACCACCGCCCTGTTCGAGACGCTGCCGCCGGCGCTGGCCGCGCACGGCCGGATCCAGTTCTGCGGGCCGGCGGGTACGGACGCGGTCGAGGCGGCGATCAAGCTGACCCGGATCGCCATGGGGCGCACCGGACTTCTGGCGTTCTCGGGGGCCTACCACGGGATGACCACCGGGGCCCTCGCCGCCACGGGGGACACCGTGGCGCGTGCCGCCGTTGGCGAGGCGGACGCCCGGGTCACCCGGCTACCGTATCCGTATGACTATCGCTGCCCGTTCGGGATCGGCGGTGACCGGGGCGCGGAGCTGTCCGCGCGCTGGACGGCGCATCTCCTCGACGATCCCAAGGGCGGGGTGCAGCCGCCGGCCGCGATGCTGCTCGAAGCGGTGCAGGGCGAGGGCGGTGTGATCCCGGCCCCCGACGCGTGGATGCGCCGGATGCGGCAGATCACGGAGGACCGCGGCATTCCGCTGATCGTGGACGAGGTGCAGACCGGCGTCGGACGCACCGGCACTTTCTGGGCCGTCGAGCGCAGTGGCGTCGTGCCCGACATCATGGTGCTGTCCAAGGCGATCGGGGGCAGCCTCCCGCTCGCGGTGATCGTCTACCGCGAGGAACTGGACGGCTGGCACCCGGGTGCCCACGCGGGCACCTTCCGCGGCAATCAGCTCGCCATGGCCGCGGGCACCGCCACGCTCAACTTCGTACGGCTGAACGCACTGCACGAACGCGCCGGGGTGATCGGCACCCGGATGCTGTCCCGGCTGCGCGGACTTGCCGCGCACCACGCCTGTATCGGTGATGTACGCGGGCGTGGTCTGATGATCGGCGTGGAGCTCGTCGACACCGAAGCCGAACCGGACGACTACGGAGCACAGCCCGCCGCACCGGGGCTCGCCGTCCGCGTCCAGCAGGAGGCGCTGCGGCGCGGCCTGATCGTGGAACTCGGCGGCAGACACGGCAGCGTCGTCCGCCTGCTGCCGCCGCTGACCATCACCGACGAACAGGCGGAAGCCGTGCTCGACCGGCTCGCGGCAGCCGTCGAGGCGGCGACCGCCGCCGTCAACCCGGCTCCGGCCCTGACCCGCGGAGGCACGGTATGA
- a CDS encoding trypsin-like serine peptidase, translated as MPSIRRPFVAAAAAAVLLAGTATACGPSGSAADAKHTAVAKAHIPRVPALPTSFPTSLNDLKKWEQAYRKGGWRNWDKATWLRKAADFVNPVIDGLWSDARMKGADQNDKQVPSDVPADRGKTDPAPASVAARQVSTPYHDNAPGAGKLFFDSPKGSMVCSGTVVQDPAHPGKSNLVWTAGHCVHAGTDGGWYRNLVFVPSYNDGGKDAAALKNAGRDVLAPYGVYWADWASTSDQWISGGSDTGGKGSPYDFAVLHVKPESGAGGKSLQETVGAAAPVWFDAPPATRIGTVDAWGYPAAPPYDGQRMYTCAGRPGRLSLDAQAPTEYRIGCTMTGGASGGGWFATRPDGKRALVSNTSIGPVTTTWLAGPRLGAEAKKVFDDVSAKFR; from the coding sequence ATGCCATCCATACGCAGGCCGTTCGTGGCCGCCGCGGCCGCCGCCGTACTGCTCGCGGGCACCGCCACCGCGTGCGGACCGTCGGGAAGCGCGGCGGACGCCAAACACACCGCGGTCGCCAAGGCGCACATTCCGAGGGTGCCCGCGCTTCCCACCTCCTTCCCCACCAGCCTCAACGACCTCAAGAAGTGGGAGCAGGCATACCGGAAGGGCGGCTGGCGGAACTGGGACAAGGCGACCTGGCTGCGCAAGGCGGCGGACTTCGTCAACCCGGTGATCGACGGCCTGTGGAGCGACGCCCGTATGAAGGGGGCCGACCAGAACGACAAGCAGGTGCCCTCGGACGTGCCCGCCGACCGGGGCAAAACCGATCCGGCGCCCGCGTCTGTGGCGGCGCGTCAGGTCTCGACGCCTTACCACGACAACGCCCCGGGGGCCGGCAAGCTGTTCTTCGACAGCCCCAAGGGCTCGATGGTGTGCTCCGGCACCGTGGTGCAGGACCCGGCGCACCCGGGCAAGTCCAACCTCGTGTGGACGGCGGGCCACTGCGTGCACGCGGGCACGGACGGCGGCTGGTACCGCAACCTCGTCTTCGTGCCCTCCTACAACGACGGCGGCAAGGACGCGGCCGCGCTCAAGAACGCCGGGCGGGACGTGCTGGCACCGTACGGCGTCTACTGGGCGGACTGGGCGAGCACATCGGACCAGTGGATCAGCGGCGGTTCGGACACGGGCGGCAAGGGGTCGCCGTACGACTTCGCGGTGCTGCATGTGAAGCCGGAGAGCGGGGCCGGCGGCAAGTCGCTGCAGGAGACGGTCGGAGCGGCGGCGCCGGTGTGGTTCGACGCGCCCCCGGCGACGCGGATCGGCACCGTGGACGCGTGGGGGTACCCGGCCGCGCCGCCGTACGACGGCCAGCGCATGTACACCTGTGCGGGCAGGCCCGGGCGGCTGTCGCTGGACGCGCAGGCGCCGACGGAGTACCGGATCGGCTGCACGATGACGGGCGGCGCGTCGGGCGGTGGCTGGTTCGCGACCCGGCCGGACGGAAAGCGTGCGCTGGTCAGCAATACGTCCATCGGGCCGGTGACGACGACCTGGCTGGCGGGGCCGCGGCTGGGCGCGGAGGCGAAGAAGGTGTTCGACGATGTGAGCGCGAAGTTC
- a CDS encoding FHA domain-containing protein — MREETGAGNCPECGTPGAQPGQLICQGCFVPFSLMKPARDDISDPDPTEALPQVGPEVEHTRVIAVLSGTAKTRRDTPARALRLRFPGGEIVPVEPGYRLRLGRDPQMCPAVNFLAVHDNLSRIHATVRVESDGSAWIVDEGSTNGTFAHGYRLTAGTEAPLRPGDTIRLAADVTVQVLT, encoded by the coding sequence ATGCGCGAGGAAACGGGCGCCGGCAACTGCCCGGAGTGCGGTACGCCCGGCGCGCAGCCCGGGCAGCTGATCTGTCAGGGCTGTTTCGTGCCGTTCTCCCTGATGAAGCCGGCCCGTGACGACATCTCGGACCCCGACCCCACCGAAGCCTTGCCACAGGTCGGCCCGGAGGTTGAGCACACCCGCGTCATCGCTGTCCTCTCCGGCACCGCCAAGACCCGCAGGGACACACCTGCCCGCGCGCTGCGGCTGCGTTTCCCCGGCGGCGAGATCGTCCCCGTGGAGCCGGGATATCGGCTGCGGCTCGGCCGTGACCCGCAGATGTGCCCCGCGGTGAACTTCCTCGCCGTGCACGACAACCTGTCGCGTATCCACGCCACTGTCCGTGTGGAGAGCGACGGCTCCGCCTGGATCGTCGACGAGGGCTCCACCAACGGCACGTTCGCGCACGGCTACCGGCTGACCGCCGGGACGGAGGCCCCTCTGCGCCCCGGAGACACGATCCGGCTCGCAGCCGACGTCACTGTCCAGGTATTGACCTGA
- a CDS encoding GNAT family N-acetyltransferase, producing MSGGPGPGEEGVPLPSADSSTEDTLDLKLPPEVLALFAATPPGPTDTVERVGPAARADLLDSVAGWAATATPAGSFRLVPVDVARDLALIARWMNDPAVAEFWELAGGPDVTEAHLRAQLNGDGRSLPCLGVLDGAPMSYWEIYRADLDPVARFYPARPHDTGLHLLIGGVADRAHGLGSTLLRTVSELVLDHRPACGRVVAEPDLRNTPSVAAFLTAGFRFSAEVELPGKRAALMIRDRALRDLL from the coding sequence CTGAGCGGCGGCCCGGGACCAGGAGAGGAAGGAGTTCCGTTGCCATCAGCCGACTCCAGCACCGAGGACACTCTCGATCTGAAACTGCCCCCCGAGGTCCTCGCCCTCTTCGCCGCCACCCCTCCGGGGCCGACGGACACTGTCGAGCGGGTCGGTCCGGCGGCCCGGGCCGACCTGCTCGACAGTGTCGCGGGCTGGGCCGCCACGGCCACGCCCGCCGGGTCCTTCCGGCTGGTACCGGTCGACGTGGCCCGGGACCTCGCCCTGATCGCGCGGTGGATGAACGATCCGGCAGTCGCCGAATTCTGGGAGCTCGCCGGTGGCCCCGATGTCACGGAGGCCCATCTGCGCGCGCAACTGAACGGCGACGGCCGCAGCCTGCCCTGCCTCGGCGTCCTCGACGGCGCACCCATGAGCTACTGGGAGATCTACCGCGCCGACCTCGACCCGGTCGCCCGCTTCTACCCGGCCCGGCCGCACGACACCGGCCTGCACCTGCTCATCGGCGGCGTCGCCGACCGCGCCCACGGCCTGGGCAGCACCTTGCTGCGTACCGTCTCTGAACTGGTCCTCGACCACCGGCCGGCCTGCGGCCGGGTCGTCGCGGAGCCCGACCTGCGCAACACCCCCTCCGTCGCCGCCTTCCTCACCGCCGGCTTCCGCTTCTCCGCCGAGGTCGAACTGCCCGGCAAGCGCGCGGCCCTGATGATCCGCGACCGCGCCCTGCGCGACCTGCTCTGA
- a CDS encoding FHA domain-containing protein, with translation MQCESRLTLDASAAEYVIDVANVVREPALGGERAADLARLEGLLDALAEFARDPSVQVYAITDRSLLTDGRLTARERKRLEQWYRDGLLEVLPRADDRILELADALELRVVSADNFLDFHRAYPWIPGDRERFLRPWLRPDGAIGVRPRIMPVPPEWQVSRKEEEGLLLEAGVLRRWAPSAHRAVLSRDWRCPEADCPLFGAAGRPSTSLPRRRGDRVLCPTHGLPLTDVGPRPSRAQVKILMDGTVRGRFMVTVGEPLAVGRAPADGGVALGAWIDDTAVDSVSRTHVVLRYDGSGLTVVDERSANGTRVRRSRPTGDELLPLHHGTQWKLRRGDSVVLHDRLELLPSGRRFVFEEDATDGTVGPQQGGAAADPTMVSLPRDLLREYERRYGPASGQEHEQGHEQGHGQDRQRGQGQDRQ, from the coding sequence ATGCAGTGCGAGAGCCGATTGACGCTGGACGCCTCCGCCGCCGAGTACGTCATCGATGTCGCGAACGTCGTGCGCGAACCGGCGCTGGGCGGGGAGAGAGCGGCGGATCTGGCCCGGCTCGAAGGCCTGCTCGACGCCTTGGCGGAGTTCGCCCGCGACCCTTCCGTACAGGTGTACGCGATCACCGACCGTTCCCTGCTCACCGACGGCCGGCTCACGGCGCGGGAGCGGAAGCGTCTGGAGCAGTGGTACCGGGACGGGCTGCTCGAGGTGCTTCCCCGGGCGGACGACCGCATCCTGGAGCTGGCCGACGCCCTGGAGCTGCGGGTGGTCAGCGCCGACAACTTCCTGGACTTCCACCGCGCCTATCCATGGATACCGGGCGACCGCGAGAGATTTCTGCGCCCATGGCTGCGACCGGACGGTGCCATCGGGGTGCGGCCGAGGATCATGCCGGTGCCGCCGGAGTGGCAGGTCTCCCGCAAGGAGGAGGAGGGTCTGCTGCTGGAGGCCGGGGTGCTGCGTCGCTGGGCGCCGTCCGCGCACCGGGCCGTGCTCAGCCGGGACTGGCGCTGCCCGGAGGCGGACTGCCCGCTCTTCGGCGCGGCCGGCCGCCCCAGCACCTCGCTCCCCCGCCGCCGCGGGGACCGGGTGCTGTGCCCGACGCACGGCCTGCCGCTCACCGATGTCGGTCCCAGGCCGAGCCGCGCCCAGGTGAAGATCCTCATGGACGGCACGGTCAGGGGCCGCTTCATGGTGACGGTGGGCGAGCCGCTGGCGGTCGGGCGCGCCCCGGCCGACGGCGGAGTGGCCCTCGGCGCCTGGATCGACGACACGGCGGTCGACTCGGTGAGCCGCACCCATGTGGTGCTGCGGTACGACGGCAGCGGTCTGACCGTCGTGGATGAGCGCAGCGCGAACGGCACCCGGGTGCGCCGCAGCCGCCCCACAGGCGACGAACTCCTGCCGCTGCACCACGGCACACAGTGGAAACTGCGCCGCGGCGACTCCGTCGTCCTGCACGACCGGCTGGAACTGCTGCCCAGCGGCCGCCGGTTCGTCTTCGAGGAGGACGCCACGGACGGTACCGTCGGACCACAGCAGGGCGGCGCGGCCGCGGACCCGACAATGGTGAGTCTGCCGCGTGACCTGTTGCGGGAGTACGAGCGCAGGTACGGCCCCGCGTCCGGCCAGGAGCACGAGCAGGGGCACGAGCAGGGGCACGGGCAGGACCGGCAGCGGGGCCAGGGGCAGGATCGTCAGTGA
- a CDS encoding serine/threonine-protein kinase gives MVSERGRCVGEISEGTVLSDRYRLDELLGGGGFGRVYAAHDQQLGRGVAVKVLTLRAEWADRVRHERLGRFRREAVAAAALSHPNVATVHDTGEHEGRPFIVMELLGGTDFGRVLLDRGGLPVGDVLTYGMQISAGLQHAHERGLVHRDVKPENLMLLPDGTVKICDFGLVAHQDPTFTRYTSPQAVMGSPPYFSPEQALGGEVTARSDLYSLGCVLYALLAEGPPFSAGSPVGYAYLHVHEDPEPIGERRPEVPAELARLVHRMLAKDPMDRPATAGEVADLLRAMLRPVPVPRTPTALDQSARHLVWTLLEEGEGLLAGGRFVDADRRYWQALQQISRLGAEEESASFAARFGRARALEGLHGSEAVVRRLEELARETSAALGSEHPLTRCVASYTAVRSIPGQ, from the coding sequence ATCGTCAGTGAGCGGGGACGGTGTGTCGGGGAGATCAGCGAGGGTACGGTCCTCAGCGACCGCTACCGCCTGGACGAGTTGCTGGGCGGCGGCGGGTTCGGGCGGGTGTACGCGGCCCACGACCAGCAGCTCGGCCGCGGGGTCGCGGTCAAGGTGCTGACGCTGCGCGCCGAGTGGGCGGACCGGGTGCGCCATGAGCGGCTGGGCCGGTTCCGCCGCGAGGCGGTCGCGGCCGCGGCCCTGAGCCACCCCAATGTGGCCACGGTCCACGACACCGGCGAGCACGAGGGCCGGCCGTTCATCGTCATGGAGCTGCTGGGAGGCACGGACTTCGGCCGGGTGCTGCTGGACCGCGGCGGGCTGCCGGTCGGGGACGTGCTCACTTACGGTATGCAGATCTCCGCCGGGCTCCAGCACGCCCACGAACGGGGGCTCGTCCACCGGGACGTCAAGCCGGAGAATCTGATGCTGCTGCCGGACGGCACCGTCAAGATCTGCGACTTCGGCCTCGTGGCGCACCAGGACCCGACCTTCACCCGCTACACGAGTCCCCAGGCGGTGATGGGCTCGCCGCCGTACTTCTCCCCCGAGCAGGCGCTGGGCGGGGAGGTCACCGCGCGCTCCGACCTGTACTCGCTGGGGTGCGTGCTGTACGCGCTGCTGGCCGAGGGGCCGCCGTTCTCGGCGGGCAGCCCCGTGGGCTACGCGTATCTGCATGTGCACGAGGACCCCGAGCCGATCGGGGAGCGGCGCCCCGAGGTGCCGGCCGAACTCGCCCGGCTGGTGCACCGGATGCTGGCCAAGGACCCCATGGACCGGCCGGCGACCGCGGGCGAGGTCGCGGACCTGCTGCGCGCGATGCTGCGGCCCGTTCCGGTGCCGCGCACCCCGACGGCCCTGGACCAGAGTGCGCGGCATTTGGTGTGGACGCTGTTGGAGGAGGGCGAGGGGCTGCTGGCGGGCGGCAGGTTCGTGGACGCGGACCGGCGCTACTGGCAGGCGCTTCAGCAGATTTCGCGTCTGGGCGCCGAGGAGGAATCCGCGTCCTTTGCGGCGCGCTTCGGCCGGGCCCGCGCTCTGGAGGGCCTGCACGGCTCCGAGGCCGTGGTCCGCCGGTTGGAGGAGCTGGCGCGGGAAACTTCCGCCGCACTGGGCAGCGAGCACCCGCTGACGCGCTGTGTGGCCTCCTACACGGCGGTCAGGTCAATACCTGGACAGTGA